GAGAACGTCAAGAGCTTCATGCAGGGCTTCCGCTACGACGCCCACCCGATGGGCATGCTGATGGCCTCCGTGGGCGCCCTGTCGACCTTCTACCCCGACGCCGGCCGCATCGGCGACGCCGACAACCGGCACATCCAGGTCGTCCGGATGATCGCCAAGATGCCCACGCTGGGCGCCTGGGCGTTCCGCCACGCGCAGGGCAAGCCCTACGTCTATCCCGACAACGACCTGAGCTACACCGCCAACTTCCTGTCGATGCTGTTCAAGATGAGCGAGTCCAAGTACGAGGCCGACGAGCGCCTGGTCAAGGCCCTCGACGTGCTGTTCATCCTGCACGCCGACCACGAGCAGAACTGCTCGACCAACGCGGTCCGCTCGGTCGGCTCCTCGCAGGTCGACCCCTACTCGGCGGTCGCGGCCGGCGTCGGCGCGCTCTACGGCCCGCTGCACGGCGGCGCCAACGAGGCCGTGCTCAAGATGCTGCGCCGGATCGGCTCGAAGGAGAACATCCCCGCCTTCATCAAGGGCGTCAAGGACGGCAACGAGCGGCTGATGGGCTTCGGCCACCGCGTCTACAAGAACTTCGACCCGCGGGCCACGATCATCAAGAAGGCCTGCGACGACGTCTTCGAGGTCACCGGGGTCAACCCGCTCCTCGAGATCGCCCTGGAGCTGGAGAAGATCGCGCTCAACGACGAGTACTTCATCAAGCGCAAGCTCTACCCCAACGTCGACTTCTACTCCGGCCTGATCTACGAGGCCTTCCAGTTCCCGCCCGAGATGTTCACCGTGCTCTTCGCCATCGGCCGTACGCCGGGCTGGCTCTCGCAGTGGTCGGAGCTGGTGCAGGACAAGGAGCAGAAGATCGCGCGCCCCAAGCAGATCTACACCGGCGACCGTCAGCTGACGTTCGTGCCGGCCTCGGAACGCTGGGCCTGACCCGTCGTACCCCGCTGACCCGTCGCCCGTGGGCGACGGGTCAGCGTGTTTTTGGCGGTGACCCGTCGCCCATGGGCGACGGGTCAGCGTCAGGGGAGGTCGGGCAGGGGCTTCTGGTGCAGCCAGGTGACGAACAGGTCGGTGAGGTCGGGGCCGTCGGGGGCGGTGCGCTCGACCGCCATCGACACGAAGTCGGCGGTGGTGACGTTGCCGCCGGCGTGGGTGCTCACCCACGCGCGGAGCAGGTCGAAGAACGCGTCGTCGCCGATCGTGCGACGCAGGGCGTGCAGGGTGAGCGCGCCGCGCTTGTAGACCCGGTCGTCGAACATCAGCTCGGGCCCGGGGTCGGCGAGCAGGAGGTCCTGGTCGTCGTCGGCGAGGCGGGCGTGGTGGTGGTCGGCCCAGTCGTCGGCCGACTCGCCGCCGGAAGCCTCCGACCACAGCCACTCGCTGTAGCAGGCGAAGCCCTCGTGCAACCAGATGTCCTGCCAGCGCCGCAGGGTGACGGCGTTGCCGAACCACTGGTGGGCGAGCTCGTGGGCGACCAGGCGGACGGCCTCCCAGTCGTCGGTGAGGAAGTTGCGGCCGAACGTCGACAGGCTCTGCGACTCCAGCGGGATCTCGAGCTCGTCGTCGGTGACGACGACCGAGTAGGTCGGGAACGGGTAGGGCCCGAAGAGCTCGCTGAACGTCGTCAGCATCTCGGCGTTGCGGCCGAAGCCGGCCTCGAACCCCTCCCCCGCGTCGTACGGGATCGCGGCCAGCAGCGGCGGGTCCTCGGCGAGCTCGCGGACGTCGTAGCGCCCGATCTGGACCGTGGCGAGGTAGGTGGCCATGGGGGCCTGCTGCTCGTAGACCCAGGTGGTCGCGCTGGAGCCCCGGCGCCGGGAGGTCAGGGTGCCGTTGGCGACGACGGTGTAGTCGTGGGGTGCGGCGATCGTGAGCGAGTATGACGCCTTGTCGTCGGGCCGGTCGTTGCAGGGGAACCAGGTCGGGGCCCCGTGGGGCTGGCCGGCGACGATGACGCCGTCGGTGAGCTCCTCCCACCCCGCGTCGCCGTGGTGCTTGTCGATGAGCGGCTGGGGCGTGCCGGCGTAGGTGATCCGCAGCTCGAACGTGGTGCCGGCGCGCAGCGTCTGCTTGGGCGTCACGACCAGCCGGTGCCCGCGCGCGGCATAGCGCGCCGGCGACTTGCCGTCGAGCACCACCTTGGTGGCGCGCAGGGACGAGAGGTCGAGCACGATCCGCGAGAGGTCCTCGACGGCGACCGCACGGATGACGGCCTGGCCGCGCAGGTGGTTGCGGACCAGGTCGTAGCCGAGGTCGAGGTCGTAGTGCTGCGCGCTCCAGGACGGGTCGCCGTGGTCGGGCAGGTAGGGGTCGGCGGTGGGGAGGCTCGTCACCGGGTCTGGTCCCAGGGACCGATCGGGTTGCCGATCCAGGTCGTCTTGTCCGGCACCGACTCGCCCCTCATCACCAACGACACGGGGCCGACCGTAGCGTGCCGACCGAGGGTCGCCGCGGGCAGGATGACGCTGTTGGGGCCTAGCGTCGCCCCCCGCTTGAGCACCACGACGTCCTTGGCGAACCGGCGGTCGTGGAACAGGTGGGTCTGCACGACGCTGCCCTGGTTGACGGTCGCCCCGTCGCCGAGCTCGACCAGGTCGGCCTCGGGCAGCCAGTAGGTCTCGCACCACACGCCACGACCGATCGTGGCGCCCATCAGGCGGAACCACGCGTTGAGGACCGGGGTGCCGCTGACCGCGCGGGCGAACCACGGCGCCGCGACGACCTCGACGAAGGTGTCGGCCAGCTCGTTGCGCCACACGAACCAGCTCCACAGCGGGTGGCTGCCGCGGCGCATCCGGCCCACCAGCAGCCACTTGGCCGCCACCGTGACCAGGGCGGCGGCCAGCCCGGCGCCGACCAGCAGCGGCCCGGTGAGCAGCAGCGCGAGCAGGACGTGGTCGTCGAGCAGCGCCACGAGGGCGATCGCGACGATGCCGCCGAGCGCGAGCGAGACCATCTGCGGCACCAGGCGGCACACCTCGACCAGGGCGCGATAGACCCGCAGCCGGGTGGGCGGGTCGTAGGTCGTCGTGTGGTCGGCGTCGGTGGCCGCCGTACGGCGCAGCGGGGCGGGTGGGCTGCCGAGCCACGACTCCCCCTTGCCCGCCGTACGCCGACGGGGCGCGGCGGACAGCACGGCGACCAACGACGCCTTGGGGACCTTGCGCCCGGGGGCGGCCATGCCGGAGTTGCCGACGAAGGCCCGCTTGCCGATCTTGACCTTCTCGGCGCGCAGCCAGCCGCCGCCGAGCTCGTAGCCGCCGATGAGGGTGTCGTCGGCCAGGAACGCCTGGTCGTTGACCTGCGTGAGCGACGGGATCATCAGGACCGTCGACGCCTCGACGTCCTTGCCGATGCGGGCACCGAGCGCGCGCAGCCACACCGGCGTGAGCGTCGAGGAGTAGAGCGGGAACAGCCAGGTGCGGGCCTCGTCGAGCACGCGCATGGTCGCCCAGACCGCCAGCGCCGGGCGGCTGCGGACCGGGAACGCCCCCGAGGTCACCGATCTCCCGGCGAGCCGGACGACGGCCCAGACCAAGCCGGTGAGGACGACGAGCCCCAGGACCGTCGAGAGCGGCAGCCACCACAGCAGCCGGAGCAGGCCGTGGGCGTCGTCGGGCGCGTCGGCGAGCAGCAGCGGCGG
The Nocardioides plantarum genome window above contains:
- a CDS encoding citrate synthase, with the protein product MTDSLTVRDNRTGTEYDVPITDGTIKAADIGKIRPDEESSGLAVYDPGFVNTASCRSSVTYIDGDKGILEYRGYPIEQLAEKSSFLEVAYLLVHGALPTKAEYDAWVHEITYHTFVHENVKSFMQGFRYDAHPMGMLMASVGALSTFYPDAGRIGDADNRHIQVVRMIAKMPTLGAWAFRHAQGKPYVYPDNDLSYTANFLSMLFKMSESKYEADERLVKALDVLFILHADHEQNCSTNAVRSVGSSQVDPYSAVAAGVGALYGPLHGGANEAVLKMLRRIGSKENIPAFIKGVKDGNERLMGFGHRVYKNFDPRATIIKKACDDVFEVTGVNPLLEIALELEKIALNDEYFIKRKLYPNVDFYSGLIYEAFQFPPEMFTVLFAIGRTPGWLSQWSELVQDKEQKIARPKQIYTGDRQLTFVPASERWA
- a CDS encoding M1 family metallopeptidase, which translates into the protein MTSLPTADPYLPDHGDPSWSAQHYDLDLGYDLVRNHLRGQAVIRAVAVEDLSRIVLDLSSLRATKVVLDGKSPARYAARGHRLVVTPKQTLRAGTTFELRITYAGTPQPLIDKHHGDAGWEELTDGVIVAGQPHGAPTWFPCNDRPDDKASYSLTIAAPHDYTVVANGTLTSRRRGSSATTWVYEQQAPMATYLATVQIGRYDVRELAEDPPLLAAIPYDAGEGFEAGFGRNAEMLTTFSELFGPYPFPTYSVVVTDDELEIPLESQSLSTFGRNFLTDDWEAVRLVAHELAHQWFGNAVTLRRWQDIWLHEGFACYSEWLWSEASGGESADDWADHHHARLADDDQDLLLADPGPELMFDDRVYKRGALTLHALRRTIGDDAFFDLLRAWVSTHAGGNVTTADFVSMAVERTAPDGPDLTDLFVTWLHQKPLPDLP